One window of the Helicobacter ganmani genome contains the following:
- a CDS encoding AsmA family protein, whose translation MFFGFTAFIFSSFGNVYVGNLLLLKLESYTHFKWQARHFKITPSHFSLEAVAHNGQLELFLESDYSLFLRNLKGKFLLNSHGFSTKIADKTLQFAENTWVEGEFSGEFAHYILQAQSNLLDSQSDLNAYGSYLDFKSLKLHTKNASLATLFVLFDEAPYGDGILNFDLKLEQAQEDLQDTSYSLWQTLLNTKSEANLYNGIFNVSLEGGELAAEEFLSHFNLTIPPTYFMGELQGEIHHNTFQHHLKIYSSVGDFALKGASNLRTLATDTEFHCGFQNLSPLSPFFGIPLNGALETKGIAKGDMKNMLISGTMRLENSPLDFRLNLQNLQANTLKLTSQNLEASALFTLFNQPSFLRGTLNLDLDLRDFASGISGVVLMQSQDLFINSPLIEMRTHIGFPAMTFQLDSKIELAQGQGILNYALHSNLADFQGQGGKISLQPFAFEIPQEITLTKLQNFSYRNKSLFKGILNAQGLATNESLNLKGEIKEDSNAKSSSLHALSLSVSKTASNLYLNQLSSAQIYTIFPKIPHYFEGVANLNVKEYFVENICHFNFDITNVRFRNTALLRSLNQAIGQNLSQVDFNGFLYHQLTMDNQLHSTISLQSKADSKKSKVQNIQIQSSKIVTNLNNSTLEGNLLLKHSKSTEEHRLFGNIHQPKIY comes from the coding sequence ATGTTTTTTGGTTTCACCGCTTTTATTTTTTCATCTTTTGGTAATGTATATGTTGGAAATCTTTTGCTTTTGAAGTTGGAATCTTACACGCATTTTAAATGGCAAGCAAGACACTTTAAAATCACCCCCTCTCATTTTTCTTTGGAGGCTGTGGCGCATAATGGGCAGTTAGAGTTATTTTTGGAGAGTGATTATTCCTTGTTTTTGCGGAATCTTAAAGGCAAGTTTTTGTTAAATTCTCACGGGTTTAGCACAAAAATTGCAGACAAAACCTTGCAATTTGCCGAGAATACTTGGGTAGAGGGTGAATTTAGCGGCGAATTTGCACATTATATTTTGCAAGCGCAAAGCAATCTTTTGGATTCGCAAAGTGATTTGAATGCTTATGGCTCTTATTTGGATTTTAAGAGTCTTAAACTGCACACAAAAAATGCAAGTTTAGCGACACTCTTTGTTTTGTTTGATGAAGCACCTTATGGAGATGGAATCTTAAACTTTGATTTGAAATTAGAGCAAGCTCAAGAGGATTTGCAAGACACTTCTTACTCCCTTTGGCAAACTCTTTTAAATACAAAATCCGAAGCGAATCTTTATAATGGAATCTTCAATGTGAGCCTAGAGGGTGGGGAGCTAGCAGCAGAGGAGTTTTTATCGCATTTTAATCTCACAATTCCACCGACATATTTTATGGGAGAATTACAAGGCGAGATACATCACAATACTTTCCAACATCATTTGAAAATTTATTCTAGCGTTGGGGATTTTGCGCTCAAGGGGGCGAGCAATCTAAGAACTTTAGCCACCGATACAGAATTTCATTGTGGTTTTCAAAATCTTTCACCCCTTTCACCTTTTTTTGGGATTCCGCTTAATGGGGCTTTGGAGACAAAAGGAATCGCAAAGGGTGATATGAAAAATATGCTGATTAGCGGAACGATGCGTTTGGAAAACTCCCCTTTGGATTTTCGTTTGAATTTGCAAAATTTACAAGCTAATACCTTGAAACTCACAAGTCAAAACTTGGAGGCAAGCGCGCTTTTTACGCTTTTTAATCAACCTTCTTTTTTGCGAGGAACGCTTAATCTCGATTTGGATTTACGCGATTTTGCAAGCGGAATCTCTGGCGTTGTCTTAATGCAAAGTCAAGATTTGTTTATCAATAGCCCACTTATAGAAATGCGCACGCACATCGGATTTCCTGCTATGACATTTCAGCTAGATTCCAAGATAGAGCTAGCGCAAGGACAAGGAATCCTAAATTATGCGCTCCATTCCAATCTTGCAGATTTTCAAGGGCAAGGGGGCAAAATCTCTTTGCAGCCCTTTGCGTTTGAGATTCCACAAGAAATCACCTTAACGAAGCTTCAAAATTTCTCCTATCGGAATAAAAGCCTCTTTAAAGGCATACTGAATGCACAAGGATTAGCGACTAATGAGTCTTTGAACCTTAAAGGAGAGATAAAAGAAGACAGCAATGCAAAATCATCTAGTTTGCACGCGTTGAGTTTGAGTGTGAGCAAAACGGCTTCCAATCTTTATCTCAATCAGCTAAGTAGTGCGCAAATTTATACGATATTTCCAAAGATTCCTCATTATTTTGAAGGAGTGGCGAATCTCAATGTCAAAGAATATTTTGTGGAAAATATATGTCATTTTAACTTTGATATTACCAATGTAAGATTCCGCAATACTGCACTTTTGCGCTCTTTGAATCAAGCAATAGGGCAGAATCTAAGCCAAGTGGATTTTAATGGCTTCCTCTATCATCAGCTTACTATGGACAATCAACTACACAGTACGATTTCTCTCCAATCAAAAGCAGATTCCAAAAAATCAAAAGTGCAGAATATTCAAATCCAATCTTCCAAAATTGTTACGAATCTAAACAATTCTACTTTGGAGGGAAATTTGCTTCTTAAGCACTCTAAAAGCACTGAAGAGCATAGATTGTTCGGAAATATTCATCAGCCAAAAATTTATTAA